A single genomic interval of Halobacillus halophilus DSM 2266 harbors:
- a CDS encoding amidohydrolase, whose protein sequence is MVIDNIRIYQPSSQYDENTRYAVDVEEDKIMAVYKSPYKGDKNVIDGEGKVLAPSFNDSHMHLLRFGLLKKELDLTEVTSWREMKNLVENHYDEMEEYDWIFGKGFNDAQFDDIDYLLTAKDLSEIQVNSYIYFMHQDGHECVISEQAMDLLRNDKGFEKEPEEFKEKDDQGNWTGRFKDTAVHYIKHHFWGRSVEDAKEAISAAVPYLSEVGVTSVHSDDINFIGSYEKLWQAYTELEQEGKLPIDAQLHHYIFNIDDLHHYLDRSAMRTGDGTDQVKVGAVKIFLDGTQRLFTAAMRNPYPEAPDTQGTLIYSQSELNDMVRTASENNMQVAMHAIGDRAVEQAIEALEQDGVDTSNRRHRIIHAQTLAPDLLRRLTDLKPYIETQPSFLLGEWDKKEKWTPEELVPYCDAFQSLYKAQIPITLSSDLPIGAINPLVSIYTAVNRMDLDGQPPGGWMPQEKLSVDASFSGFYNTPAELEYREREKGRIEADYQADFILLDQHPKEVAVEEINTIEVVETWHRGKRVYKK, encoded by the coding sequence ATGGTAATTGATAATATTAGAATTTACCAGCCATCATCCCAGTACGATGAAAACACCCGATATGCTGTAGACGTAGAAGAAGATAAAATCATGGCCGTATATAAAAGCCCCTATAAAGGAGATAAAAATGTCATAGACGGAGAAGGGAAGGTGCTGGCCCCTTCCTTTAATGACAGCCATATGCACCTGTTGAGATTTGGTCTCTTAAAAAAAGAGTTGGATTTAACAGAGGTAACCAGCTGGCGAGAAATGAAAAACCTTGTGGAAAATCATTATGATGAAATGGAAGAATATGATTGGATTTTTGGAAAAGGTTTTAATGATGCTCAATTCGATGACATAGATTATTTACTTACAGCAAAGGACTTAAGTGAAATACAGGTAAACTCCTATATTTATTTCATGCACCAGGATGGACATGAATGTGTCATTAGTGAGCAGGCTATGGACTTACTTAGAAACGATAAAGGGTTTGAGAAAGAGCCGGAAGAATTTAAGGAAAAAGATGACCAAGGGAACTGGACCGGTCGATTTAAAGATACTGCCGTCCATTACATTAAGCACCATTTCTGGGGGCGTTCAGTAGAGGATGCCAAGGAGGCGATTTCAGCTGCAGTACCTTACTTAAGTGAAGTAGGTGTTACTTCGGTTCACAGTGACGACATTAATTTTATTGGTTCTTATGAGAAACTATGGCAGGCTTATACTGAATTAGAACAGGAAGGTAAGCTTCCGATCGATGCACAACTTCACCATTATATTTTCAATATAGATGATCTTCATCACTATTTGGATAGAAGCGCTATGCGAACAGGAGATGGAACGGATCAAGTAAAAGTCGGTGCTGTTAAAATCTTTCTTGACGGCACGCAGCGCTTGTTCACAGCAGCCATGAGAAATCCCTATCCTGAAGCGCCAGATACACAAGGAACATTAATTTATTCCCAGTCGGAGTTAAACGACATGGTAAGAACTGCTTCCGAAAACAACATGCAGGTAGCTATGCATGCCATCGGTGACAGGGCAGTTGAACAAGCCATCGAAGCCCTTGAACAGGATGGCGTGGATACAAGCAATCGAAGACATCGAATCATTCATGCTCAGACACTTGCACCTGATCTGCTTCGTCGATTAACAGATTTAAAACCCTATATTGAAACCCAGCCCTCTTTCTTGTTAGGAGAATGGGATAAAAAAGAAAAGTGGACGCCTGAAGAACTTGTTCCTTATTGCGATGCTTTTCAAAGTTTATATAAAGCCCAAATTCCGATTACACTCAGCTCCGATCTTCCGATTGGTGCTATTAATCCGCTCGTGTCCATTTACACGGCTGTGAATCGGATGGACCTGGACGGTCAGCCGCCTGGCGGTTGGATGCCGCAGGAGAAACTTTCGGTGGACGCCTCATTCTCAGGTTTTTACAATACTCCGGCAGAACTTGAATACAGAGAAAGAGAAAAGGGCAGAATAGAAGCGGATTACCAGGCTGACTTTATCCTATTAGACCAGCACCCTAAAGAGGTTGCTGTAGAAGAAATTAATACTATAGAAGTTGTAGAAACCTGGCATAGAGGGAAAAGAGTGTATAAAAAGTGA
- a CDS encoding DUF6501 family protein, producing the protein MIHKTWENNPTIKQIECVHNDAAKFVVENVLTPGKRYDVKNESEEFYFVIDNSGRMGGFYKEYFKEV; encoded by the coding sequence ATGATTCACAAGACTTGGGAAAACAACCCAACAATTAAGCAGATTGAATGCGTCCATAATGATGCGGCCAAATTCGTGGTAGAAAATGTTTTAACGCCTGGTAAAAGGTATGATGTTAAAAATGAAAGTGAAGAATTTTATTTTGTTATTGATAATTCGGGTCGTATGGGCGGCTTTTACAAAGAATACTTTAAAGAAGTATAA
- a CDS encoding alpha/beta hydrolase: MKHIFEQGKPGNERVLLLLHGTGGTEKDLLPVASMIDPDASVLSVRGNILENGMPRFFKRLREGVFDEEDLINRTKELNEFLAEAADAYDFDRNKVVAIGYSNGANIAGSLLFHYEKSLEGALLFHPMVPRRGIQLPVQKSLPVFIGAGENDPICPAQETVDLKQMLEDAGAQLTDHWERSGHQLTESEVKAGRNWYEKHLI; this comes from the coding sequence ATGAAGCATATATTCGAGCAAGGAAAGCCTGGAAATGAACGTGTACTGCTGTTGCTGCATGGCACTGGCGGGACGGAGAAGGATTTACTTCCCGTTGCTTCCATGATTGATCCTGACGCTTCCGTTTTATCAGTCAGGGGAAACATCTTAGAAAATGGGATGCCCCGTTTCTTTAAACGTCTGCGTGAAGGAGTTTTTGATGAAGAAGACCTGATCAACAGAACAAAAGAGTTAAACGAATTTCTTGCTGAAGCTGCAGATGCGTACGATTTTGACCGCAATAAAGTAGTGGCTATTGGTTATTCGAACGGAGCCAATATAGCTGGAAGTTTGTTATTTCATTATGAAAAAAGCCTGGAAGGTGCATTACTGTTTCATCCAATGGTTCCAAGGAGAGGCATACAGCTCCCTGTTCAGAAATCCTTGCCCGTATTTATTGGAGCCGGCGAAAACGATCCCATTTGTCCAGCTCAAGAAACCGTTGATTTAAAACAGATGCTGGAAGATGCGGGGGCACAATTGACAGATCACTGGGAAAGATCTGGACATCAGCTGACCGAATCAGAAGTGAAGGCAGGAAGAAACTGGTATGAAAAACACCTAATCTAA
- a CDS encoding AbrB family transcriptional regulator, translating to MKYNERSEEVPNISIQKSILTYTLALTAGIIFWLLNLPLPWILGPVSGLVMLKYWCNYETTSHVSIRNAAFALLGIQIGLTFTTQTFTLVVPYFIPYTLLSLVLISLSLFLAYLISRKTAIDISTSLIGSAPGGLSAMMAVSESLKANTVLVTIFHTIRLVCVLFIIPFAATHWFYQSSSSIMNSNTQEESLWTIVIYGGVYIIAHLLKARIPAALVIVPMLIIGLLQSIGTPLYQLPDLFFIAAQIMIGVHLGHSVSIRDLLHAGKYCLLYFGLAIMIIAFGIALGFLLSWWTGMDLVTAVLSLAPGGLVEMALTAQAAGGQPAIVSSLQMIRLLTIVIILPIFYQKFLPKTV from the coding sequence GTGAAGTACAATGAGAGAAGTGAGGAGGTTCCAAATATTTCTATCCAAAAGTCTATTCTTACCTATACGTTAGCGCTAACTGCCGGGATCATATTCTGGCTGTTAAATCTTCCTCTTCCCTGGATTCTTGGTCCAGTATCCGGGCTGGTCATGCTGAAATACTGGTGCAATTATGAAACAACCAGTCACGTATCGATAAGAAACGCAGCATTTGCACTGCTTGGCATTCAGATAGGCCTCACTTTTACCACACAAACGTTCACCTTAGTCGTTCCTTATTTTATTCCTTATACACTACTCTCTCTTGTGCTTATTTCTCTCAGCTTATTTTTAGCCTATCTCATCTCAAGAAAAACAGCAATCGATATCTCAACCAGTTTAATTGGGAGTGCACCTGGAGGGCTTTCTGCCATGATGGCAGTCAGTGAATCATTAAAAGCAAATACAGTCCTCGTTACTATTTTTCATACGATACGCTTGGTTTGTGTATTATTTATTATTCCCTTTGCAGCTACCCATTGGTTTTATCAATCTTCTTCTTCCATTATGAACTCCAACACGCAGGAAGAATCGTTATGGACTATAGTCATCTATGGCGGGGTATATATTATCGCACACTTACTTAAAGCTCGGATTCCGGCAGCTTTAGTTATTGTTCCTATGCTTATCATTGGGCTGCTTCAATCTATTGGTACTCCCCTCTATCAATTGCCGGATTTATTTTTTATTGCTGCTCAAATTATGATAGGTGTCCATCTTGGCCATTCAGTTTCTATAAGAGATCTATTACACGCAGGGAAATACTGCCTGCTGTATTTTGGGTTGGCTATTATGATTATAGCATTTGGAATCGCTCTTGGATTTTTGCTTTCCTGGTGGACAGGTATGGATTTGGTAACCGCTGTGCTAAGTCTTGCTCCAGGAGGATTGGTGGAAATGGCTCTTACGGCTCAGGCGGCGGGTGGACAACCGGCCATTGTAAGCTCATTGCAAATGATACGTCTACTTACCATCGTGATCATTCTGCCTATTTTCTACCAAAAGTTCTTACCCAAAACCGTATAG
- a CDS encoding GNAT family N-acetyltransferase: protein MDKWIYGYDRARSRFNHLHLRNYYENDFEDLIQIQKKAFPPPFPPELWWNKEQLANHLEIFPQGCICIEVDGVVAGSMTTMITDMTNETIDHSWDSMTGEGTMNTHNPEGNTLYVVDLCVDPDYRSLGLGRQLTQAMYENVVHLNLERLVGGARMPLYHKYHQELTPEEYVNLVIRAEIKDPVITFLLKSGRSPIKPMADYIKDEESCHYGLLTEWRNPFFG, encoded by the coding sequence ATGGATAAATGGATTTACGGTTACGACCGTGCTCGTTCCCGTTTTAATCATCTGCACCTGCGTAATTATTACGAAAATGACTTCGAAGATCTAATTCAAATTCAAAAAAAAGCGTTTCCTCCCCCTTTTCCACCAGAGCTATGGTGGAACAAAGAACAACTGGCTAATCATTTGGAAATCTTCCCACAGGGATGTATTTGTATAGAGGTAGATGGGGTGGTAGCAGGTTCCATGACCACAATGATAACGGATATGACCAATGAAACCATCGATCATTCGTGGGATTCGATGACAGGTGAAGGCACTATGAATACGCATAATCCAGAAGGAAATACTCTTTATGTAGTTGATCTGTGTGTGGACCCCGATTACCGTTCTTTGGGGCTTGGACGGCAGCTCACTCAAGCGATGTATGAGAACGTCGTTCACTTGAACCTTGAACGTCTCGTCGGTGGCGCAAGGATGCCGCTCTACCATAAATACCATCAGGAACTTACCCCTGAAGAATATGTGAATCTCGTCATCCGCGCTGAGATTAAGGACCCGGTAATAACATTTTTATTAAAGTCTGGTCGTTCTCCCATCAAACCGATGGCTGATTATATTAAGGATGAAGAGTCCTGCCATTACGGATTACTAACAGAATGGCGCAACCCCTTTTTCGGTTAA
- a CDS encoding TetR/AcrR family transcriptional regulator: MGRKKALTKQDVLDVTGEVLQAEGLHGVHFKKIADLLEVGRSTLYEYFKNKDELLLAYMKNMMKEMNDKVDRIPSDDPPNHKLFQLLQIILEHAQIYQIDKMIQDLQSSDKNAAIYYKNELDVDLMKTYDLMMNWISDAKETGIWNENTDSGLIGDLIFHSILFPNRKRLGVDELASQLFGMIEHGVADKPGQ; encoded by the coding sequence TTGGGACGAAAGAAAGCTTTAACGAAACAGGATGTATTAGATGTAACAGGCGAAGTATTGCAAGCAGAGGGCTTACATGGTGTTCATTTTAAAAAGATAGCTGATCTACTTGAAGTTGGACGAAGTACACTCTATGAATATTTCAAGAATAAAGATGAGCTTCTGCTGGCCTATATGAAAAACATGATGAAGGAAATGAATGATAAAGTTGATCGAATTCCTTCCGATGATCCCCCTAATCACAAATTGTTCCAATTGCTGCAAATTATTTTAGAACACGCTCAAATCTATCAAATTGACAAAATGATTCAGGATCTGCAGTCAAGCGATAAAAATGCGGCGATCTATTACAAAAATGAATTGGATGTAGATTTAATGAAAACCTATGATTTGATGATGAATTGGATCTCCGATGCAAAAGAAACGGGTATATGGAATGAAAATACAGATTCAGGTTTGATCGGTGACTTGATTTTTCACTCTATTTTATTCCCTAACCGAAAGAGACTGGGAGTAGATGAATTAGCTTCTCAGCTTTTTGGGATGATTGAACACGGGGTTGCCGATAAGCCTGGTCAATAA
- the msrB gene encoding peptide-methionine (R)-S-oxide reductase MsrB → MNNELKIATFAGGCFWCMVEPFDERPGIDSIVSGYTGGHTENPTYMDVITEQTGHKEAVQITYDPSVFPYERLVELFWQQIDPTDDGGQFADRGESYTTAIYYHDEEQRQIAEASKQQLIESGKFKQPIVTPILPAETFYPAEDKHQNYHKKNAFHYKRYKKGSGRAGFIKEHWGYKKDQEELKKRLSDIQYKVTQEDATERPFQNAYHDHEEEGIYVDVVSKKPLFSSKDKYDAGCGWPSFTKPIETQEVKEKMDTSHGMRRTEVRSEYADSHLGHVFEDGPKAQGGMRYCINSAALEFVPKHDMEEKGYGYLTHLFE, encoded by the coding sequence ATGAATAATGAATTGAAAATAGCTACATTTGCAGGTGGATGTTTCTGGTGCATGGTTGAGCCATTTGATGAAAGACCAGGAATTGACTCTATTGTTTCCGGATATACCGGAGGTCACACGGAAAACCCTACCTATATGGATGTGATCACCGAACAGACGGGTCACAAGGAAGCGGTGCAAATCACGTATGATCCCTCCGTATTTCCATACGAACGACTGGTCGAACTATTCTGGCAGCAAATTGATCCAACGGACGATGGCGGTCAATTTGCAGACCGCGGAGAATCCTATACGACGGCGATTTACTATCACGATGAAGAGCAGCGTCAAATCGCTGAAGCAAGCAAACAGCAGCTTATAGAATCAGGTAAATTCAAACAGCCGATTGTCACCCCAATTCTTCCTGCTGAGACATTCTATCCAGCAGAAGATAAACACCAGAATTATCATAAGAAAAACGCTTTTCATTATAAGCGATATAAAAAAGGTTCCGGACGTGCAGGTTTTATTAAAGAACACTGGGGCTATAAAAAGGATCAGGAAGAGCTGAAGAAGCGTCTGAGTGATATCCAGTACAAAGTTACCCAGGAAGATGCAACGGAAAGACCTTTTCAAAATGCTTATCATGATCATGAAGAAGAAGGTATTTATGTAGATGTTGTATCGAAGAAGCCTTTGTTCAGTTCCAAAGATAAATATGATGCAGGATGCGGATGGCCGAGTTTCACGAAACCTATTGAAACCCAGGAAGTAAAAGAAAAAATGGATACTTCTCATGGAATGAGACGAACGGAGGTGCGAAGTGAATACGCTGACTCCCATCTTGGACATGTGTTTGAGGACGGGCCAAAAGCACAGGGGGGGATGCGTTACTGCATTAACTCAGCTGCATTAGAATTTGTTCCTAAACATGACATGGAAGAAAAGGGATATGGATATTTAACTCATTTATTTGAATAA
- a CDS encoding YqfQ family protein — MAPQGMMRSMAPLLNQGVRSAGGFPGFGAAGFGAPGFGAPGFGGAGLGTQALGAAGNAAKAGGAGWLGHMQTALKAMQSAAPMVQQYGPMVKNIPAMINMMKIMNEPDEEDGEEAEESLGSESLSSAKSESSSQSKSTASSSKRRRQGTSQPKLYI; from the coding sequence ATGGCACCACAGGGTATGATGAGATCAATGGCCCCCTTATTAAATCAAGGAGTTAGAAGTGCCGGAGGCTTTCCTGGTTTCGGTGCAGCAGGATTCGGTGCGCCAGGTTTCGGTGCACCAGGTTTCGGGGGAGCTGGTTTAGGGACACAAGCTTTAGGAGCGGCTGGCAATGCAGCTAAAGCAGGCGGAGCAGGATGGTTAGGGCATATGCAGACAGCATTAAAAGCCATGCAAAGTGCCGCGCCTATGGTTCAGCAGTATGGACCGATGGTAAAGAATATTCCTGCCATGATTAATATGATGAAAATTATGAATGAACCGGATGAAGAAGACGGAGAAGAGGCAGAAGAAAGTCTCGGGTCTGAATCACTTTCAAGCGCGAAGTCTGAATCGTCCAGTCAATCCAAAAGCACCGCTTCTTCTTCTAAAAGAAGGCGTCAAGGCACATCACAGCCCAAGCTTTACATCTAG
- a CDS encoding uracil-DNA glycosylase encodes MKVLDNDWGNLLEEEFHKPYYLDLREKLKKEYGSYNVYPDMYEIFSAMQYTSYENTKVVILGQDPYHGPEQAHGFSFSVKPGVTIPPSLKNIYKELREDLGIEPPSHGHLVSWAKEGVLLLNNVLTVRAHQAHSHQGMGWERFTDEVIRMLNQREKPIVFILWGKHAQKKGKSIDRSKHKVLTAPHPSPLAAHRGFFGSRPFSQANQYLEEIGEEPINWALPANPENS; translated from the coding sequence ATGAAAGTCCTGGATAATGATTGGGGAAATCTTCTGGAAGAAGAATTTCACAAACCCTACTATTTGGATCTTCGGGAGAAATTAAAAAAAGAATATGGAAGTTATAATGTGTATCCTGATATGTATGAAATTTTCTCGGCTATGCAATATACATCTTATGAAAACACAAAAGTCGTCATTTTAGGGCAGGATCCTTACCATGGACCTGAACAGGCCCATGGGTTCAGCTTCTCTGTTAAGCCAGGAGTAACCATTCCTCCTTCCCTGAAAAATATTTATAAAGAATTAAGAGAAGATCTTGGAATTGAACCACCGTCTCATGGCCATTTAGTCTCCTGGGCTAAAGAAGGCGTACTCTTACTTAACAATGTATTAACGGTAAGGGCCCACCAGGCACATTCTCATCAGGGGATGGGTTGGGAAAGGTTTACGGACGAAGTGATCCGTATGTTAAATCAGCGGGAGAAACCTATTGTTTTCATTCTATGGGGGAAACACGCTCAAAAGAAAGGGAAATCCATCGATCGCTCTAAACATAAAGTATTGACAGCCCCTCACCCGAGCCCTTTAGCTGCCCATCGAGGTTTCTTTGGCAGCCGCCCTTTTTCGCAAGCGAACCAGTACTTGGAGGAAATTGGCGAGGAGCCCATTAACTGGGCACTTCCTGCAAACCCCGAAAATTCGTAA
- a CDS encoding DUF2584 domain-containing protein, producing the protein MATPLSMEWILITNGKEQRLNDEDNLFEIVFEGYRIFPLNEKLEIKRTLKSEQLGAGIIEELTFKNHFTYCKYRLVSLHSVN; encoded by the coding sequence ATGGCCACACCTTTATCTATGGAATGGATTTTGATTACGAATGGAAAAGAACAAAGATTAAACGATGAGGATAATTTGTTTGAGATCGTGTTTGAGGGGTATCGAATATTTCCTTTAAATGAAAAGCTTGAAATTAAACGCACGTTAAAATCAGAACAGCTTGGGGCGGGTATAATCGAGGAATTAACCTTTAAAAATCATTTTACTTATTGTAAATACCGTCTCGTTTCACTACATTCCGTCAATTAG
- a CDS encoding AAA family ATPase, which yields MRAITLTIQAFGPYRDKQRIDFSSLGEEAIFLITGPTGAGKTTIFDAMCFALYGRASGSDRDQDSMRSHFAQEGESTYVEFLFELRGKLYRIVRMPKQMRRKERGEGWKEEPARAELYITHLDNEKLMATKVKEVNDYIEEVMGLDYDQFRKMIMIPQGEFRKLISENSKEREDILQKIFKTQFYSELTDYLKDQSKTLEKEIEQFQWKIEQEVGKIHWGTEAEVTLEQEEPQKIIDLLGKRMENQNSLIKQEQRQLELLSSSTDKLQTQFHEARHLHEQFTEQQKLLEEKKLLQSQESSMSALQEELKWARQADEVKGFEQQWKDREEERKKAEIDQEAKAQHRIRTEAEFSNIEKEHKELEEKEKKRQDLKKEWEQKEEERNKLTHFLKIESQLTEMTQKLTRSKEQVTALEQELKRLKSERHQLKEISKDERKVTSQMYEVKNEVVHLTKQVKDLKRLAKEWDVLKEMRASYQQFMKDFRQMEKEQKNAKSYYEAALEEIREHHAYTLSFQLENGAPCPVCGNSHHPAPAVQPAQVVSQTRLEQLKQEADEKQKSFQQMQDEAVQVKSKGETQRQLTDTLFEEYKKVVGAMDEASIQSALKQSEQSLNTKRKLSEDLARQAEEMEQSVKKLENIEQREEELNSKIEKAQQEWHTSYQEQTRLQTQKESFQENYSFETTNPQKLKQLTEKAEDSYKEELKKWENVQKRYSKLRDQLQQAKVAEEEGIKYVKQAQEAEEIRKEKFNQTLVQFQFSNVESYQNSLLSKESIEEKQEKIDQYKQQKAIIQERLHSLNEKLADQQKPDLEALHTKWEEEKQKLTKQQQIVNELEMALSQNKQVYATMETLLSEQGDLAQAYYDIAELAQLSRGDNHLRLSLERYVLAAFLDEIIVQANIRLDQMTDHRYQLVRSDALAKRGAQSGLDLEVIDHHTGQKRSVRTLSGGEGFKASLSLALGMADVVQSHAGGVQLDTLFIDEGFGTLDEVSLEQAIDCLRSLQDGNRMLGIISHVPQLKEEIPAKLQIQTGPAGSSVEFVFQ from the coding sequence TTGAGAGCCATTACATTAACCATCCAGGCTTTTGGTCCCTACCGTGATAAACAGAGAATAGATTTCTCTTCCCTTGGAGAAGAAGCCATTTTCTTAATTACGGGCCCTACAGGGGCTGGGAAAACGACGATATTTGATGCGATGTGCTTCGCCTTATATGGGCGTGCAAGCGGGAGTGATCGTGATCAAGATTCCATGCGCAGTCATTTTGCGCAAGAAGGAGAGTCTACCTATGTTGAATTTCTTTTTGAATTAAGAGGAAAGTTGTATCGTATTGTCCGCATGCCTAAGCAGATGAGAAGAAAAGAGCGCGGGGAGGGCTGGAAAGAAGAACCGGCTAGAGCAGAACTCTATATTACACATTTGGATAATGAAAAGCTGATGGCTACTAAAGTAAAAGAAGTGAATGATTACATTGAAGAAGTGATGGGGCTTGACTATGATCAATTTCGAAAAATGATCATGATCCCTCAAGGTGAATTTAGAAAGTTGATTTCAGAGAATAGTAAAGAGCGGGAAGATATACTGCAAAAAATATTTAAAACACAATTCTATTCTGAGTTAACCGATTACTTAAAAGACCAGTCCAAAACACTAGAAAAAGAAATTGAGCAATTTCAATGGAAAATTGAACAGGAAGTTGGCAAAATCCATTGGGGCACGGAAGCAGAAGTTACTTTGGAGCAGGAAGAACCGCAAAAAATTATCGACTTATTAGGCAAGCGAATGGAGAATCAGAATAGTCTGATCAAACAGGAACAACGTCAATTAGAGCTTTTGTCTTCATCTACGGATAAGTTACAGACCCAGTTCCATGAAGCCAGACATCTACATGAACAATTTACTGAACAGCAAAAACTCTTAGAAGAGAAAAAGCTGCTGCAATCACAGGAAAGCTCTATGAGTGCTCTTCAAGAAGAGCTCAAATGGGCCAGGCAGGCAGATGAAGTGAAAGGATTTGAACAACAATGGAAAGATCGAGAAGAGGAGAGAAAGAAAGCAGAAATAGACCAGGAAGCAAAGGCCCAGCATAGAATACGTACTGAAGCTGAATTTTCTAATATAGAAAAGGAGCATAAAGAACTTGAAGAAAAGGAAAAGAAACGCCAGGATTTAAAGAAAGAATGGGAGCAAAAAGAGGAAGAAAGAAATAAATTAACTCATTTCCTTAAGATCGAAAGCCAGTTAACTGAAATGACTCAAAAACTTACCAGAAGCAAGGAGCAGGTAACTGCTTTAGAGCAAGAGCTAAAGCGCCTAAAGTCAGAACGGCATCAACTAAAAGAAATAAGTAAAGATGAGCGTAAAGTTACCAGTCAAATGTATGAAGTTAAGAATGAAGTTGTACATTTGACGAAGCAGGTTAAGGATTTAAAACGTTTAGCAAAAGAGTGGGATGTATTAAAAGAGATGAGAGCATCCTATCAGCAGTTTATGAAAGATTTCAGGCAGATGGAAAAAGAGCAGAAAAATGCTAAAAGCTATTATGAAGCAGCGCTTGAAGAAATTCGTGAGCACCATGCTTATACGCTGTCTTTTCAATTGGAAAATGGGGCCCCCTGCCCGGTCTGTGGAAACTCCCATCATCCTGCGCCTGCTGTTCAGCCTGCTCAAGTTGTCAGTCAGACCCGGCTTGAACAGTTAAAGCAAGAGGCAGATGAAAAACAAAAATCCTTTCAGCAGATGCAGGACGAAGCGGTCCAAGTCAAGTCTAAAGGAGAAACGCAGCGGCAACTGACGGATACACTTTTTGAGGAGTATAAAAAAGTGGTAGGTGCTATGGATGAAGCCTCTATTCAAAGCGCGTTAAAGCAAAGTGAGCAAAGCTTAAATACGAAAAGGAAGTTATCGGAAGATTTGGCCAGGCAAGCTGAAGAGATGGAACAGTCTGTGAAAAAGCTTGAAAATATTGAACAGCGTGAGGAAGAGCTGAATAGTAAAATTGAGAAGGCTCAGCAGGAGTGGCATACGAGCTATCAAGAACAAACTCGATTACAGACGCAAAAAGAGTCCTTCCAGGAAAACTACTCTTTTGAAACGACCAATCCGCAAAAATTAAAACAACTCACAGAGAAAGCAGAAGATTCCTATAAAGAAGAGCTGAAGAAGTGGGAAAACGTTCAAAAACGCTATTCTAAGCTGCGCGATCAGCTGCAGCAGGCTAAAGTGGCTGAAGAAGAAGGAATTAAATATGTGAAGCAGGCACAAGAAGCAGAAGAAATTCGAAAAGAGAAGTTTAATCAAACGCTCGTTCAATTTCAGTTTTCCAATGTCGAAAGTTATCAAAACTCTCTTCTATCTAAGGAATCTATTGAAGAAAAGCAGGAAAAGATTGATCAGTATAAGCAGCAGAAAGCAATTATTCAGGAACGTCTGCATAGTTTGAATGAAAAGCTGGCTGATCAGCAAAAACCGGATTTAGAGGCTCTTCATACTAAATGGGAAGAAGAAAAACAAAAGCTGACTAAACAGCAGCAGATCGTGAATGAACTGGAAATGGCTTTGTCACAAAATAAACAGGTTTATGCCACCATGGAAACTTTGTTATCAGAACAGGGGGATTTAGCTCAAGCCTACTATGACATTGCAGAACTTGCTCAGCTATCCAGAGGGGATAATCATCTTCGTTTGTCACTTGAACGATATGTTTTAGCTGCTTTTCTTGATGAAATCATCGTTCAGGCTAATATAAGACTTGATCAGATGACAGATCATCGTTATCAGCTCGTGCGCAGCGATGCTCTAGCTAAACGGGGAGCTCAAAGCGGTTTGGATCTCGAAGTGATTGATCATCATACGGGCCAAAAACGTTCCGTGCGGACCTTATCCGGAGGGGAAGGGTTTAAAGCTTCACTTAGTCTGGCTCTTGGCATGGCTGATGTTGTCCAGTCCCACGCGGGAGGAGTACAGCTTGACACGTTATTTATTGATGAAGGGTTCGGTACTTTAGATGAGGTATCGCTGGAGCAGGCCATTGATTGTTTAAGAAGTCTTCAGGATGGCAATCGAATGTTAGGTATTATTTCTCATGTTCCGCAGTTGAAGGAAGAAATTCCGGCTAAATTGCAAATCCAAACAGGACCTGCTGGCTCCTCAGTCGAATTTGTCTTTCAATAA